The Anopheles coluzzii chromosome 2, AcolN3, whole genome shotgun sequence genome window below encodes:
- the LOC120953042 gene encoding protein draper isoform X1: MARARKKLCMQMHPTSSTAVSGLLLLAMLVAICHDVRVLAHTELIKDDHLEGPNVCKEVENITVTITTPREEAYQERYQKWCLGIPPRCSAYRIKIRTVNETRTVINQRIVKKCCVGYQLDEEQLHCIPECKAGCVYGTCINPDVCRCNKGYAGKTCNISCPPNVWGSDCKQPCKCANGAVCNAADGSCECSRGFKGRYCEETCPSDRFGQDCAEICQCKNGGKCDHVSGECFCAAGYTGPLCTEPCPAGTHGAQCQSKCRCQNGGTCDPVTGECVCPAGFTGMVCANRCQPGWYGLQCAKRCECFNGADCDRVTGQCICAPGFMGAKCLDSCPNNQYGINCTETCRCQNEGICDTADGRCTCPDGWKGADCGQRICPQGRYGANCTGVCDCKWDNTKMCHPWTGKCLCEPGWSNSACDRPCRFLRYGQDCQLMCNCKNSSPCSHIDGTCLCIAGFKGESCEEPCSNNTYGQNCSERCQCMNGAACDGESGKCACAPGWQGIKCDRPCDAQHYGRDCTEKCHCQNGGVCNPINGQCTCPAGWTGELCDKKCSPGRFGQNCEQLCDCHLENSLACNATTGRCICKADWGGVRCESRCPLGYYGESCSEICTCHNNSSCDPTTGECICSRGWTGPSCNEPCPKGFFGHGCMERCSGSAESNRTCNPITGQYSCPPGYVGPTCEHPCSSGYYGQDCQKKCPECRNGAECSHITGECQCTPGWKGPLCETVCEGMYYGTNCSQVCNCKNNAKCRKNDGTCICDAGWMGHRCDEVCPEGFYGNHCMEACECPAGNFLCHAAKGCVCSVGWTGKNCDERMTNMLTQDRVDEATRLVNEANHTSNDDVTNITENKPKQAIEHSPALYNLRIELLNDSDTHHHEREHHVLAGEHIASSRPKASAVYNVTVEFSLYGNSFLTRYNRTHSLRPGQQMTLQYRDDGFLDLTLVQMNSYVTLGEDLVASSSANVMETFINSTSYRVGLEEGLTVYVSYVDLQERNDLECDCEGNRTFLLRTGQKMVIRLIRMKEPTPKTIEETTVIHEDESVDHSTDATRAQNTAEETTDDRFRMVDEVDGHEFPITTTSWMDTVTSDEQSLITEAVPVVTESLQPTNSTSKETSPGVDYNRNVSNNSREDATTPQTDLLATNPTTVPSLMSTIPSNVQDLITIAVNHTTESIEPTNSTVKEVSKEDANSSNRNVPDNTQEDSKDGGPTTVKMNLSDHDEKKEEYLNEWLKEFYGLDDEVERRMEKDDKTITNSSSSVVAQSQIQPPERLLGSSSSTVWMVVLLLMFGAMLTAMLLYYRRRVASLKAEVNHVVNYMTQEQPSHFDNPVYARTGGGGAPNGGSIASGTLSSNGTIVPPLDARTGLLRNVLPNNLRDVMSGRRKQNQDKYSYPDNEYDVDKSLSFSHYRPESLKNFEADMTNPNFKDHVYDEIRLKDSIAALSRDPNYAYIYTEYDHLDYSRPGSSHKAHYFRMNDGASNGNVTANGGGTLTASIASSNAYGNGSPKAINVLRDTASAGPINNLSAPPTASRVNNLLPAIPSVPAEAKCSNTDSASLGNDLSSSSNSSSPTPPSSPSQQRQRLVPGGDDLYVPMSAGVAAATSAEHGSSASSSGSEFGGLKIPDHQLNIKE; the protein is encoded by the exons atgGCACGAGCACGAAAGAAACTCTGCATGCAAATGCACCCAACATCGAGCACGGCTGTGagcgggctgctgctgctggccatgCTGGTAGCCATTTGCCACGATGTCCGAGTGTTGGCCCACACCGAACTCATCAAGGATGATCATCTGGAGGGTCCGAACGTATGCAAGGAAGTGGAAAA CATAACCGTCACGATAACGACACCGCGCGAGGAAGCGTACCAGGAGCGGTACCAGAAGTGGTGTCTCGGCATACCGCCCCGCTGTTCGGCGTACCGCATCAAGATCCGGACGGTGAACGAAACGCGCACCGTCATCAACCAGCGCATCGTGAAGAAGTGCTGCGTCGGCTACCAGCTGGACGAGGAGCAGCTGCACTGCATACCGGAGTGCAAGGCGGGCTGCGTGTACGGCACGTGCATCAACCCGGACGTGTGCCGGTGCAACAAAGGATATGCTGGCAAAACGTGCAACATAA GTTGTCCACCGAACGTTTGGGGCTCGGACTGCAAGCAACCGTGCAAGTGTGCGAACGGGGCGGTATGCAATGCGGCCGACGGTAGCTGTGAGTGTAGCCGTGGCTTCAAGGGCCGGTACTGCGAGGAAACGTGCCCGAGCGATCGGTTCGGGCAGGACTGTGCCGAGATCTGCCAGTGCAAGAACGGTGGCAAGTGCGACCACGTGTCCGGGGAGTGCTTCTGTGCGGCAGGATACACCGGACCGCT CTGCACCGAACCTTGCCCGGCCGGTACGCACGGGGCCCAGTGTCAGTCGAAGTGCCGCTGCCAGAACGGCGGAACGTGCGATCCAGTGAcgggtgagtgtgtttgtcCGGCCGGTTTCACCGGTATGGTGTGCGCGAACCGTTGCCAGCCCGGCTGGTATGGGCTGCAGTGCGCGAAGCGGTGCGAATGCTTCAACGGCGCCGACTGCGACCGGGTGACGGGCCAGTGCATCTGTGCGCCCGGGTTTATGGGCGCCAAGTGTCTCGACTCCTGCCCGAACAATCAGTACGGCATCAACTGTACCGAGACGTGCCGGTGCCAGAACGAGGGCATCTGTGATACGGCCGACGGGCGCTGCACCTGCCCGGACGGGTGGAAGGGTGCAGATTGTGGGCAGCGGATCTGTCCCCAGGGTCGGTACGGGGCGAACTGTACCGGCGTGTGTGACTGCAAATGGGACAACACGAAAAT gtgCCATCCATGGACGGGCAAGTGTCTTTGCGAACCGGGCTGGAGTAACAGTGCCTGCGATCGGCCTTGCCGCTTCCTGCGCTACGGACAGGACTGTCAGCTGATGTGCAACTGCAAAAACTCATCTCCCTGTTCGCATATTGACG GCACGTGCCTTTGCATTGCCGGCTTCAAGGGCGAAAGCTGCGAGGAGCCCTGCTCAAACAACACGTACGGCCAGAACTGTAGCGAGCGGTGCCAGTGCATGAACGGGGCGGCCTGCGACGGTGAATCGGGCAAGTGTGCCTGTGCACCGGGCTGGCAGGGCATCAAGTGCGATAGGCCGTGCGATGCGCAGCACTATGGGCGGGACTGTACCGAGAAGTGCCACTGCCAGAACGGGGGCGTTTGCAATCCCATCAACGGTCAGTGCACGTGCCCGGCCGGATGGACGGGCGAGCTGTGCGACAAGAAGTGTTCGCCCGGCCGGTTCGGGCAGAACTGTGAGCAGCTGTGCGATTGCCATCTGGAGAACTCGCTCGCCTGCAATGCCACCACCGGTCGGTGTATCTGCAAGGCAGACTGGGGTG GTGTTCGCTGTGAGAGTCGCTGTCCGCTCGGATACTACGGCGAAAGCTGCAGTGAGATCTGCACCTGCCATAACAACTCGTCCTGCGATCCCACGACCGGTGAGTGCATCTGTTCGCGTGGCTGGACCGGCCCAAGCTGCAACGAACCCTGCCCGAAAGGGTTCTTCGGCCACGGCTGCATGGAACGGTGCTCGGGCTCGGCGGAAAGCAATCGCACCTGCAACCCCATCACCGGCCAGTACAGCTGCCCGCCCGGGTACGTTGGACCGACGTGCGAGCATCCGTGCTCGTCCGGCTACTACGGGCAGGATTGTCAGAAAAAGTGCCCAGAGTGTCGCAACGGTGCCGAATGTTCGCACATCACAGGGGAGTGTCAGTGTACGCCCGGCTGGAAGGGACCGCTGTGCGAGACGGTGTGCGAGGGCATGTACTACGGCACGAACTGTAGTCAGGTGTGCAACTGTAAGAATAATGCAAAGTGTCGGAAGAACGATGGCACCTGTATTTGTGACGCCGGGTGGATGGGACACCGGTGCGATGAGGTTTGTCCGGAAGGGTTCTACGGAAATCATTGCATGGAGGCGTGCGAGTGTCCGGCCGGCAACTTTTTGTGCCATGCGGCGAAGGGCTGTGTGTGCAGCGTGGGCTGGACGGGAAAGAACTGTGACGAGCGTATGACGAACATGCTGACGCAGGATCGGGTCGATGAAG CGACACGTTTAgtaaatgaagcaaatcacACGTCAAACGATGACGTCACCAACATAACAGAAAATAAGCCAAAACAAGCGATCGAACACTCTCCAGCGCTGTACAATCTTCGCATAGAGCTGCTAAACGATTCCGACACGCATCACCACGAACGGGAACACCACGTGCTCGCCGGTGAACACATTGCGAGCAGTCGTCCTAAAGCATCCGCAGTGTATAACGTCACGGTTGAGTTCTCACTGTACGGCAATAGCTTTCTCACGCGCTACAATCGAACACATTCGCTTCGGCCAGGGCAGCAGATGACGTTACAGTATCGGGACGACGGCTTTCTTGACCTCACACTTGTGCAGATGAATTCGTACGTTACGCTCGGGGAGGATTTGGTGGCCAGTAGCTCGGCTAATGTTATGGAAACATTCATCAACAGCACTAGCTATCGTGTAGGATTGGAGGAGGGGTTGACAGTGTACGTGTCTTATGTGGATCTGCAGGAGAGAAACGATTTGGAATGTGATTGTGAAGGTAATAGGACGTTTTTGCTGCGTACGGGACAGAAGATGGTGATAAGGTTGATAAGGATGAAAGAGCCAACACCGAAAACGATCGAAGAAACCACTGTAATCCATGAAGATGAGAGTGTAGATCATTCTACAGATGCAACTAGAGCTCAAAACACAGCAGAAGAAACTACTGACGATCGCTTTAGAATGGTAGATGAGGTGGATGGACATGAATTTCCCATTACAACCACATCCTGGATGGATACTGTTACTTCGGATGAACAAAGCTTAATTACTGAGGCAGTTCCAGTGGTAACAGAAAGCCTTCAACCAACGAATTCAACTTCAAAAGAGACTTCTCCGGGAGTGGATTATAATCGTAATGTCTCGAATAATAGTCGAGAGGATGCTACAACCCCTCAAACTGATTTACTTGCGACTAATCCGACAACTGTTCCTTCTCTGATGAGCACAATACCTTCAAATGTACAAGATCTAATTACTATTGCTGTGAACCATACAACAGAGAGTATCGAACCAACAAATTCCACTGTAAAAGAAGTCTCAAAGGAAGATGCAAATAGCTCTAATCGCAATGTCCCGGATAATACTCAGGAAGACAGCAAAGATGGTGGTCCTACGACCGTAAAAATGAACTTAAGCGACcatgatgaaaaaaaagaagagtaTTTAAATGAATGGTTGAAAGAGTTTTACGGACTTGATGACGAAGTTGAGAGAAGAATGGAAAAAGACGATAAAACAATAACGAATTCATCATCTTCTGTGGTGGCCCAATCACAAATTCAACCACCAGAGCGACTATTGG GTTCCTCCAGCTCCACCGTATGGATGGTAGTGCTGTTGCTAATGTTTGGCGCGATGCTTACCGCAATGCTGCTGTACTACCGGCGCCGCGTCGCCAGCCTTAAGGCGGAAGTCAATCACGTCGTCAACTACATGACCCAGGAGCAGCCGAGCCATTTCGACAATCCCGTCTACGCACGaaccggcggtggtggtgctccAAACGGTGGCAGCATCGCCAGCGGCACACTTTCCTCCAACGGAACGATCGTACCGCCGCTCGATGCACGCACCGGCCTGTTGCGCAATGTGCTGCCGAACAATTTGCGCGATGTCATGTCGGGGCGGCGTAAGCAAAATCAGGACAAGTACAGCTACCCGGACAATGAGTACGATGTGGACAAAT CGCTTTCCTTCTCGCACTATCGGCCGGAAAGTTTGAAAAACTTTGAAGCAGACATGACCAATCCAAACTTTAAGGATCACGTGTACGATGAGATTCGACTGAAGGATTCTATCG CCGCTTTATCGCGGGATCCGAATTACGCCTACATTT ACACCGAGTacgaccacctggactactcTCGCCCGGGAAGCTCCCACAAAGCGCACTACTTCCGCATGAACGATGGCGCCTCGAATGGAAACGTCACAGCAAACGGTGGTGGCACCCTTACCGCATCGATCGCATCGTCCAACGCGTACGGCAACGGGTCACCGAAGGCGATCAACGTGCTGCGTGACACTGCTTCCGCCGGTCCCATCAACAACCTGTCCGCACCGCCCACCGCCAGCCGGGTGAACAATCTCCTGCCCGCCATCCCGTCCGTACCGGCGGAGGCGAAGTGTAGCAACACCGACAGCGCCAGCCTCGGTAACGATCTTTCCTCGTCCTCGAACTCCTCATCCCCaacgccaccatcatcaccctCCCAGCAGCGTCAGCGGCTCGTACCGGGCGGGGACGATCTGTACGTGCCGATGTCGGCCGGTGTTGCAGCCGCCACCAGCGCCGAGCACGGTTCGTCCGCATCGTCCTCCGGGTCCGAGTTTGGCGGGCTAAAGATCCCCGACCATCAGCTCAACATCAAGGAGTAA
- the LOC120953042 gene encoding protein draper isoform X5 translates to MARARKKLCMQMHPTSSTAVSGLLLLAMLVAICHDVRVLAHTELIKDDHLEGPNVCKEVENITVTITTPREEAYQERYQKWCLGIPPRCSAYRIKIRTVNETRTVINQRIVKKCCVGYQLDEEQLHCIPECKAGCVYGTCINPDVCRCNKGYAGKTCNISCPPNVWGSDCKQPCKCANGAVCNAADGSCECSRGFKGRYCEETCPSDRFGQDCAEICQCKNGGKCDHVSGECFCAAGYTGPLCTEPCPAGTHGAQCQSKCRCQNGGTCDPVTGECVCPAGFTGMVCANRCQPGWYGLQCAKRCECFNGADCDRVTGQCICAPGFMGAKCLDSCPNNQYGINCTETCRCQNEGICDTADGRCTCPDGWKGADCGQRICPQGRYGANCTGVCDCKWDNTKMCHPWTGKCLCEPGWSNSACDRPCRFLRYGQDCQLMCNCKNSSPCSHIDGTCLCIAGFKGESCEEPCSNNTYGQNCSERCQCMNGAACDGESGKCACAPGWQGIKCDRPCDAQHYGRDCTEKCHCQNGGVCNPINGQCTCPAGWTGELCDKKCSPGRFGQNCEQLCDCHLENSLACNATTGRCICKADWGGVRCESRCPLGYYGESCSEICTCHNNSSCDPTTGECICSRGWTGPSCNEPCPKGFFGHGCMERCSGSAESNRTCNPITGQYSCPPGYVGPTCEHPCSSGYYGQDCQKKCPECRNGAECSHITGECQCTPGWKGPLCETVCEGMYYGTNCSQVCNCKNNAKCRKNDGTCICDAGWMGHRCDEVCPEGFYGNHCMEACECPAGNFLCHAAKGCVCSVGWTGKNCDERMTNMLTQDRVDEGSSSSTVWMVVLLLMFGAMLTAMLLYYRRRVASLKAEVNHVVNYMTQEQPSHFDNPVYARTGGGGAPNGGSIASGTLSSNGTIVPPLDARTGLLRNVLPNNLRDVMSGRRKQNQDKYSYPDNEYDVDKSLSFSHYRPESLKNFEADMTNPNFKDHVYDEIRLKDSIAALSRDPNYAYIYTEYDHLDYSRPGSSHKAHYFRMNDGASNGNVTANGGGTLTASIASSNAYGNGSPKAINVLRDTASAGPINNLSAPPTASRVNNLLPAIPSVPAEAKCSNTDSASLGNDLSSSSNSSSPTPPSSPSQQRQRLVPGGDDLYVPMSAGVAAATSAEHGSSASSSGSEFGGLKIPDHQLNIKE, encoded by the exons atgGCACGAGCACGAAAGAAACTCTGCATGCAAATGCACCCAACATCGAGCACGGCTGTGagcgggctgctgctgctggccatgCTGGTAGCCATTTGCCACGATGTCCGAGTGTTGGCCCACACCGAACTCATCAAGGATGATCATCTGGAGGGTCCGAACGTATGCAAGGAAGTGGAAAA CATAACCGTCACGATAACGACACCGCGCGAGGAAGCGTACCAGGAGCGGTACCAGAAGTGGTGTCTCGGCATACCGCCCCGCTGTTCGGCGTACCGCATCAAGATCCGGACGGTGAACGAAACGCGCACCGTCATCAACCAGCGCATCGTGAAGAAGTGCTGCGTCGGCTACCAGCTGGACGAGGAGCAGCTGCACTGCATACCGGAGTGCAAGGCGGGCTGCGTGTACGGCACGTGCATCAACCCGGACGTGTGCCGGTGCAACAAAGGATATGCTGGCAAAACGTGCAACATAA GTTGTCCACCGAACGTTTGGGGCTCGGACTGCAAGCAACCGTGCAAGTGTGCGAACGGGGCGGTATGCAATGCGGCCGACGGTAGCTGTGAGTGTAGCCGTGGCTTCAAGGGCCGGTACTGCGAGGAAACGTGCCCGAGCGATCGGTTCGGGCAGGACTGTGCCGAGATCTGCCAGTGCAAGAACGGTGGCAAGTGCGACCACGTGTCCGGGGAGTGCTTCTGTGCGGCAGGATACACCGGACCGCT CTGCACCGAACCTTGCCCGGCCGGTACGCACGGGGCCCAGTGTCAGTCGAAGTGCCGCTGCCAGAACGGCGGAACGTGCGATCCAGTGAcgggtgagtgtgtttgtcCGGCCGGTTTCACCGGTATGGTGTGCGCGAACCGTTGCCAGCCCGGCTGGTATGGGCTGCAGTGCGCGAAGCGGTGCGAATGCTTCAACGGCGCCGACTGCGACCGGGTGACGGGCCAGTGCATCTGTGCGCCCGGGTTTATGGGCGCCAAGTGTCTCGACTCCTGCCCGAACAATCAGTACGGCATCAACTGTACCGAGACGTGCCGGTGCCAGAACGAGGGCATCTGTGATACGGCCGACGGGCGCTGCACCTGCCCGGACGGGTGGAAGGGTGCAGATTGTGGGCAGCGGATCTGTCCCCAGGGTCGGTACGGGGCGAACTGTACCGGCGTGTGTGACTGCAAATGGGACAACACGAAAAT gtgCCATCCATGGACGGGCAAGTGTCTTTGCGAACCGGGCTGGAGTAACAGTGCCTGCGATCGGCCTTGCCGCTTCCTGCGCTACGGACAGGACTGTCAGCTGATGTGCAACTGCAAAAACTCATCTCCCTGTTCGCATATTGACG GCACGTGCCTTTGCATTGCCGGCTTCAAGGGCGAAAGCTGCGAGGAGCCCTGCTCAAACAACACGTACGGCCAGAACTGTAGCGAGCGGTGCCAGTGCATGAACGGGGCGGCCTGCGACGGTGAATCGGGCAAGTGTGCCTGTGCACCGGGCTGGCAGGGCATCAAGTGCGATAGGCCGTGCGATGCGCAGCACTATGGGCGGGACTGTACCGAGAAGTGCCACTGCCAGAACGGGGGCGTTTGCAATCCCATCAACGGTCAGTGCACGTGCCCGGCCGGATGGACGGGCGAGCTGTGCGACAAGAAGTGTTCGCCCGGCCGGTTCGGGCAGAACTGTGAGCAGCTGTGCGATTGCCATCTGGAGAACTCGCTCGCCTGCAATGCCACCACCGGTCGGTGTATCTGCAAGGCAGACTGGGGTG GTGTTCGCTGTGAGAGTCGCTGTCCGCTCGGATACTACGGCGAAAGCTGCAGTGAGATCTGCACCTGCCATAACAACTCGTCCTGCGATCCCACGACCGGTGAGTGCATCTGTTCGCGTGGCTGGACCGGCCCAAGCTGCAACGAACCCTGCCCGAAAGGGTTCTTCGGCCACGGCTGCATGGAACGGTGCTCGGGCTCGGCGGAAAGCAATCGCACCTGCAACCCCATCACCGGCCAGTACAGCTGCCCGCCCGGGTACGTTGGACCGACGTGCGAGCATCCGTGCTCGTCCGGCTACTACGGGCAGGATTGTCAGAAAAAGTGCCCAGAGTGTCGCAACGGTGCCGAATGTTCGCACATCACAGGGGAGTGTCAGTGTACGCCCGGCTGGAAGGGACCGCTGTGCGAGACGGTGTGCGAGGGCATGTACTACGGCACGAACTGTAGTCAGGTGTGCAACTGTAAGAATAATGCAAAGTGTCGGAAGAACGATGGCACCTGTATTTGTGACGCCGGGTGGATGGGACACCGGTGCGATGAGGTTTGTCCGGAAGGGTTCTACGGAAATCATTGCATGGAGGCGTGCGAGTGTCCGGCCGGCAACTTTTTGTGCCATGCGGCGAAGGGCTGTGTGTGCAGCGTGGGCTGGACGGGAAAGAACTGTGACGAGCGTATGACGAACATGCTGACGCAGGATCGGGTCGATGAAG GTTCCTCCAGCTCCACCGTATGGATGGTAGTGCTGTTGCTAATGTTTGGCGCGATGCTTACCGCAATGCTGCTGTACTACCGGCGCCGCGTCGCCAGCCTTAAGGCGGAAGTCAATCACGTCGTCAACTACATGACCCAGGAGCAGCCGAGCCATTTCGACAATCCCGTCTACGCACGaaccggcggtggtggtgctccAAACGGTGGCAGCATCGCCAGCGGCACACTTTCCTCCAACGGAACGATCGTACCGCCGCTCGATGCACGCACCGGCCTGTTGCGCAATGTGCTGCCGAACAATTTGCGCGATGTCATGTCGGGGCGGCGTAAGCAAAATCAGGACAAGTACAGCTACCCGGACAATGAGTACGATGTGGACAAAT CGCTTTCCTTCTCGCACTATCGGCCGGAAAGTTTGAAAAACTTTGAAGCAGACATGACCAATCCAAACTTTAAGGATCACGTGTACGATGAGATTCGACTGAAGGATTCTATCG CCGCTTTATCGCGGGATCCGAATTACGCCTACATTT ACACCGAGTacgaccacctggactactcTCGCCCGGGAAGCTCCCACAAAGCGCACTACTTCCGCATGAACGATGGCGCCTCGAATGGAAACGTCACAGCAAACGGTGGTGGCACCCTTACCGCATCGATCGCATCGTCCAACGCGTACGGCAACGGGTCACCGAAGGCGATCAACGTGCTGCGTGACACTGCTTCCGCCGGTCCCATCAACAACCTGTCCGCACCGCCCACCGCCAGCCGGGTGAACAATCTCCTGCCCGCCATCCCGTCCGTACCGGCGGAGGCGAAGTGTAGCAACACCGACAGCGCCAGCCTCGGTAACGATCTTTCCTCGTCCTCGAACTCCTCATCCCCaacgccaccatcatcaccctCCCAGCAGCGTCAGCGGCTCGTACCGGGCGGGGACGATCTGTACGTGCCGATGTCGGCCGGTGTTGCAGCCGCCACCAGCGCCGAGCACGGTTCGTCCGCATCGTCCTCCGGGTCCGAGTTTGGCGGGCTAAAGATCCCCGACCATCAGCTCAACATCAAGGAGTAA